From the Lysobacter sp. FW306-1B-D06B genome, one window contains:
- a CDS encoding DUF3011 domain-containing protein produces MTAQPLRGFGILATLALAALWAPSAFAQYESQGYGAPQTVRCDSNDNRYRQCPIDGRGARLVRQYSKSACVEGRTWGVGRGFVWVNGGCRAEFASGGGWNGGGGNGGDGRTVRCDSNDNRYRQCAIDGRGARLVRQYSKSPCVEGRSWGVGRGFVWVNDGCRAEFASGGGWGGGNGGGWGGGDGGGHGGGWNNPGQTLYCGSDDNRPRRCNVTVRRDARLVRQASKAACVEGRSWGWDNNGVWVSNGCRGDFQVY; encoded by the coding sequence ATGACCGCTCAACCGCTTAGGGGCTTCGGAATTCTTGCGACGCTGGCGCTGGCTGCGCTTTGGGCGCCGTCGGCCTTCGCGCAATACGAGTCGCAAGGCTACGGCGCGCCGCAGACCGTGCGCTGCGATTCCAACGACAACCGCTACCGCCAGTGCCCCATCGACGGACGCGGCGCGCGGCTGGTACGCCAGTACTCCAAGTCCGCTTGCGTCGAAGGACGCACGTGGGGCGTGGGACGCGGATTCGTCTGGGTCAACGGCGGCTGCCGTGCGGAGTTCGCCAGCGGCGGCGGCTGGAACGGTGGCGGCGGCAATGGCGGCGATGGCCGCACCGTGCGCTGCGACTCCAACGACAACCGCTACCGTCAATGCGCCATCGACGGACGCGGCGCGCGCCTGGTGCGCCAGTACTCCAAGTCGCCGTGCGTCGAAGGTCGCAGCTGGGGCGTTGGGCGCGGCTTCGTGTGGGTGAACGACGGTTGCCGTGCCGAGTTCGCCAGCGGCGGTGGCTGGGGCGGTGGCAACGGAGGCGGTTGGGGCGGCGGCGACGGTGGCGGCCATGGCGGAGGTTGGAACAACCCCGGCCAGACGCTCTACTGCGGCTCCGACGACAATCGCCCGCGCCGCTGCAACGTCACCGTTCGCCGCGACGCGCGACTGGTGCGGCAGGCCTCGAAGGCCGCGTGCGTGGAAGGCCGCAGCTGGGGCTGGGACAACAACGGCGTCTGGGTGAGCAACGGCTGCCGGGGCGATTTCCAGGTGTATTGA
- the mtnA gene encoding S-methyl-5-thioribose-1-phosphate isomerase produces MSTAIDFDRYDRIRPIRWTGQALELLDQRKLPFVVEYVTCADSDAVAEAIHALTVRGAPAIGIAAAWGVVLASRTVEAANGADAAAALEPAMQRLNAARPTAVNLAWALARMRRVLTVAGADWREVLEREAQAIADEDLAANRRMGALGAAMIAPGSGVLTHCNTGSLATAGFGTALGVIRAGVAEGRIDKVFAGETRPWLQGARLTVWELQQDGISPTLIADSAASHLMKSGDVQWVIVGADRICANGDTANKIGTYQLAIAARHHGLKFMVVAPSSTVDMQTASGDAIHIEERDPGELFAVGGVRTAADEIGAWNPVFDVTPHELIDAIVTERGVIERPDEAAMRAAFGAG; encoded by the coding sequence ATGAGCACCGCCATCGATTTCGACCGCTACGACCGCATCCGTCCGATCCGCTGGACCGGGCAGGCCCTGGAACTGCTGGACCAGCGCAAGCTGCCGTTCGTGGTCGAGTACGTCACCTGCGCCGACAGCGACGCCGTCGCCGAGGCGATCCATGCGCTGACCGTGCGCGGCGCGCCGGCCATCGGCATCGCCGCGGCCTGGGGCGTGGTGCTGGCATCGCGGACGGTCGAAGCCGCCAACGGCGCGGACGCCGCAGCCGCACTGGAACCGGCGATGCAGCGCCTCAACGCCGCGCGCCCGACGGCGGTGAACCTCGCCTGGGCGCTGGCGCGCATGCGTCGTGTCCTGACAGTCGCCGGCGCCGATTGGCGTGAGGTGTTGGAACGCGAGGCGCAGGCCATCGCCGATGAAGACCTCGCCGCCAACCGTCGCATGGGCGCGCTGGGTGCGGCGATGATCGCACCGGGCAGCGGCGTGCTCACGCACTGCAATACCGGCTCGCTCGCCACCGCCGGTTTCGGCACCGCGCTGGGCGTGATCCGCGCCGGCGTGGCCGAAGGCCGCATCGACAAGGTGTTCGCCGGCGAAACCCGTCCCTGGCTGCAGGGCGCGCGCCTGACCGTGTGGGAACTGCAGCAGGACGGCATCTCGCCCACGCTGATCGCCGACTCCGCCGCCTCGCATCTGATGAAGTCCGGCGACGTGCAGTGGGTGATCGTCGGCGCCGATCGCATCTGCGCCAACGGCGACACCGCCAACAAGATCGGTACCTACCAGCTCGCCATCGCCGCGCGCCATCACGGGCTGAAGTTCATGGTCGTGGCGCCGTCGTCGACGGTCGACATGCAGACAGCATCGGGCGATGCCATCCACATCGAGGAACGCGACCCGGGCGAGCTGTTCGCCGTCGGTGGTGTGCGCACGGCGGCCGACGAGATCGGCGCCTGGAACCCGGTCTTCGACGTCACCCCGCACGAGCTGATCGACGCCATCGTGACCGAGCGCGGCGTGATCGAGCGGCCGGACGAAGCCGCGATGCGGGCCGCGTTCGGCGCGGGCTGA
- the gyrA gene encoding DNA gyrase subunit A yields MAELAKEIIPVNLEDEMRRSYLDYAMSVIVGRALPDARDGLKPVHRRVLFAMNELGAHSNKPYYKSARIVGDVIGKYHPHGDTAVYDTLVRMAQPFSLRYMLVDGQGNFGSIDGDNAAAMRYTEARMSRISHELMADIDKETVDFQPNYDEKELEPTVMPTRVPNLLVNGSAGIAVGMATNIPPHNLSEVIDATIALIDDPTIDVDGLINYIPGPDFPTAGIINGTAGIVNAYRTGRGRVRMRARAEVEVADNGREAIVVTEIPYQVNKARLIEKIAELVKEKKLEGISELRDESDKDGMRIYIEVKRGESAEVVLNNLYQQTQMESVFGINMVAIVDGRPKLLNLKDLLEVFVKHRREVVTRRTIFELRKARQRAHVLEGLTVALANIDEMIELIKTSANPNEARERMLARRWEPGLVGALLAAAGSDASRPEDLPAGVGLVDGGYQLTETQAQQILEMRLHRLTGLEQDKLTEEYKLLLETIRGLIEILEDPRVLLEVIRNELRNVKEEFGDARRSEIRASEEDLDILDLIAPEDVVVTLSHAGYAKRQPVSTYRAQKRGGKGRNAAATKDEDFIDHLWLVNTHDTLLTFTSAGRVFWLPVHQLSDAGPNARGRPIINWIPLEAGEQVQAVLPVREYTENCFVFFATRNGTVKKTPLTEFAFRLQRGKIAINLDDGDALVDVALTDGSRDIMLFASNGKAVRFSEDAVRSMGRTATGVRGIRLAEGEEGEEGAEDAGKNSGGAHVVSLIVVEGDGDILTASERGYGKRTSLEEYPRKGRGTQGVIALKTTERNGNLIGAVQLSDHHDVLLISDGGTLVRTRAAEISQVGRNTQGVTLMRMAPEESLQTLERVDASLDEDDSETEAVPVDGTTGEVATESGPVAS; encoded by the coding sequence ATGGCCGAACTCGCCAAGGAAATCATCCCGGTCAATCTCGAAGACGAGATGCGCCGCAGCTACCTCGACTACGCGATGAGCGTGATCGTGGGACGCGCGCTCCCGGACGCGCGGGACGGACTCAAGCCGGTGCACCGTCGCGTGCTGTTCGCGATGAACGAGCTCGGCGCGCACAGCAACAAGCCGTACTACAAGTCGGCGCGTATCGTCGGTGACGTCATCGGTAAGTACCACCCGCACGGCGACACCGCGGTGTACGACACGCTGGTGCGCATGGCGCAGCCGTTCTCGCTGCGCTACATGCTGGTGGACGGCCAGGGTAACTTCGGTTCGATCGACGGCGACAACGCCGCGGCCATGCGATACACCGAGGCGCGCATGTCGCGCATCAGCCACGAGCTGATGGCCGACATCGACAAGGAAACCGTCGACTTCCAGCCCAACTACGACGAGAAGGAACTCGAGCCCACCGTCATGCCGACGCGTGTGCCGAACCTGCTGGTCAACGGCTCGGCGGGTATCGCCGTGGGCATGGCGACCAACATCCCGCCGCACAACCTGTCGGAAGTCATCGACGCGACCATCGCGCTGATCGACGACCCGACGATCGACGTGGACGGGCTGATCAACTACATCCCGGGCCCCGACTTCCCGACCGCGGGCATCATCAACGGCACCGCCGGCATCGTGAACGCCTACCGCACCGGCCGTGGCCGCGTGCGCATGCGCGCGCGCGCCGAGGTGGAAGTGGCCGACAACGGCCGCGAGGCGATCGTCGTCACCGAGATCCCGTACCAGGTCAACAAGGCGCGGCTGATCGAGAAGATCGCCGAGCTGGTGAAGGAAAAGAAGCTCGAAGGCATCAGCGAGCTGCGCGACGAGTCCGACAAGGACGGCATGCGCATCTACATCGAGGTCAAGCGCGGCGAGTCGGCCGAGGTCGTGCTCAACAACCTCTATCAGCAGACGCAGATGGAGTCGGTGTTCGGCATCAACATGGTCGCCATCGTCGACGGCCGGCCGAAGTTGCTGAACCTGAAGGACCTGCTGGAAGTCTTCGTCAAGCACCGCCGCGAAGTCGTCACGCGCCGCACCATCTTCGAACTGCGCAAGGCGCGCCAGCGTGCGCACGTGTTGGAAGGCCTGACCGTCGCGTTGGCCAACATCGACGAGATGATCGAACTGATCAAGACCTCGGCGAACCCGAACGAAGCGCGCGAACGCATGCTCGCGCGCCGCTGGGAGCCGGGTCTGGTCGGCGCGCTGCTGGCCGCGGCCGGAAGCGATGCCTCGCGTCCGGAAGACCTGCCGGCGGGCGTGGGCCTGGTCGACGGCGGCTACCAGCTGACCGAAACCCAGGCGCAGCAGATCCTGGAAATGCGCCTGCACCGGCTCACCGGCCTGGAGCAGGACAAGCTCACCGAGGAATACAAGCTCCTGCTGGAGACCATCCGTGGCCTGATCGAGATCCTCGAGGATCCGCGCGTGCTGCTGGAAGTGATCCGCAACGAGCTTCGCAACGTCAAGGAAGAGTTCGGCGACGCGCGCCGCAGCGAGATCCGCGCCAGCGAGGAAGACCTCGACATCCTGGACCTCATCGCGCCGGAAGACGTGGTGGTGACGCTCTCGCACGCCGGCTACGCCAAGCGCCAGCCGGTCAGCACCTACCGCGCGCAGAAGCGCGGCGGCAAGGGCCGCAACGCGGCGGCGACCAAGGACGAGGATTTCATCGACCACCTGTGGCTGGTCAACACGCACGACACGCTGCTCACCTTCACCAGCGCCGGCCGCGTGTTCTGGCTGCCGGTGCACCAGTTGTCCGACGCCGGCCCGAACGCGCGCGGCCGTCCGATCATCAACTGGATCCCGCTGGAAGCCGGCGAGCAGGTGCAGGCCGTGCTGCCGGTGCGCGAGTACACCGAGAACTGCTTCGTCTTCTTCGCCACGCGCAACGGCACCGTGAAGAAGACGCCGCTGACCGAGTTCGCCTTCCGCCTGCAGCGTGGCAAGATCGCCATCAATCTCGATGACGGCGATGCGCTGGTCGACGTGGCGCTGACCGACGGCTCGCGCGACATCATGCTGTTCGCCAGCAACGGCAAGGCAGTGCGTTTCTCCGAGGATGCAGTTCGCTCGATGGGCCGCACGGCCACCGGCGTGCGCGGTATCCGCCTGGCCGAGGGCGAGGAAGGCGAAGAGGGTGCCGAGGACGCTGGCAAGAACTCCGGCGGCGCCCATGTGGTCAGCCTGATCGTGGTGGAAGGCGACGGCGACATCCTCACCGCCAGCGAACGCGGCTACGGCAAGCGCACTTCGCTCGAGGAATACCCGCGCAAGGGTCGCGGCACGCAGGGTGTGATCGCGCTCAAGACCACCGAGCGCAACGGCAACCTGATCGGCGCGGTGCAGCTGTCCGACCATCACGACGTGCTGCTGATTTCCGACGGCGGTACGCTGGTGCGCACGCGCGCGGCGGAGATCTCGCAGGTCGGCCGCAACACGCAGGGCGTGACGCTGATGCGGATGGCACCGGAGGAAAGCCTGCAGACGCTGGAACGCGTCGATGCTTCCCTGGACGAAGACGACAGCGAAACCGAAGCCGTCCCGGTGGACGGCACGACGGGCGAGGTCGCGACGGAATCCGGTCCGGTCGCCAGCTGA
- a CDS encoding MOSC N-terminal beta barrel domain-containing protein yields the protein MTLSELYVYPIKSCAALPLDATTVEARGLSGDRRWMIVDAGGRFITGRQFPQITLVQARPVDGGLILEAPGMPSIRVEAPQPAAHETVEIWKAPVAAVPASEEASAWVARYLGTDARLVYMDESVQRPVNPVYARQGDIVSFADSFPIMLLGRGSLDLLNTKLDVPVVMTRFRPNFVVDTPTPHAEDDWARVAIGEVEFDVAKDCTRCNFVNVDPALGRKSHDGEPLKTLTGYRRFDDGVTFGRHLIARSPGVVRRGDAVTVLATR from the coding sequence ATGACCCTCAGCGAGCTCTACGTCTACCCGATCAAGTCCTGCGCCGCCCTGCCCCTCGACGCGACGACCGTCGAAGCGCGTGGTCTGAGCGGCGACCGGCGCTGGATGATCGTCGACGCCGGCGGCCGCTTCATCACCGGGCGGCAGTTCCCGCAGATCACGCTGGTCCAGGCCCGCCCGGTCGACGGCGGCCTGATACTGGAAGCGCCGGGCATGCCGTCGATCCGTGTCGAAGCCCCGCAACCCGCCGCACACGAAACCGTCGAGATCTGGAAGGCGCCGGTCGCGGCTGTCCCCGCCTCCGAGGAAGCCAGCGCCTGGGTCGCCCGTTACCTCGGCACGGACGCGCGACTGGTCTACATGGACGAGTCGGTGCAGCGGCCGGTCAACCCCGTGTACGCGCGGCAGGGCGACATCGTCAGCTTCGCCGACAGTTTCCCGATCATGCTGCTGGGGCGCGGCTCGCTCGACCTGCTCAACACCAAGCTCGACGTTCCGGTCGTGATGACACGGTTCCGCCCTAACTTCGTCGTCGACACGCCCACGCCGCATGCCGAAGACGATTGGGCGCGCGTGGCGATCGGCGAGGTCGAGTTCGACGTGGCCAAGGACTGCACGCGCTGCAATTTCGTCAACGTCGACCCCGCGCTGGGCCGCAAGTCGCACGACGGCGAGCCACTGAAGACGCTGACCGGCTACCGCCGCTTCGACGATGGCGTGACGTTCGGACGGCACCTGATTGCGCGATCGCCGGGCGTCGTGCGGCGGGGCGACGCCGTAACGGTGCTGGCGACGCGGTAA
- a CDS encoding alpha-2-macroglobulin: MKRAAEGIVHARLLTWIASIAIAMLALSGCRRDADGQLPAPSGEAVKARAEAVKGFALVAAYPDQKGDEQLAIALDFSKPLVGTQSFDELIAVTDKNGAPVKGSWVLSDDAKTLRFPHVEASKDYSVAIKAGLTAASGERLGQPLTKQVYTGPLDPVVGFASQGSVLPARESRGLPVVSVNVPEVDVEFLRVREKDLPKFFAEYQRGGRRGSWELSSEYSEKTPLERLAEPVYVNRFVLGGKPNERVLTYLPLQDIKELQEPGLYFAVMKRAGQFQDQFETAFFTVSDLGLHARAYKDTLFVHTASLLNGASVSGVELKVLDAKGETVFKGETDSHGNALLRYKLDAAHVLVASHGRDVSMLPFNQPALDLSEFAVSGREQAWFDVFAWSGRDLYRPGETVRLSALLRDQDGQPVVPKAGKSLQPLFLRYVQPDGKTFLETRLQPDAQGYVRHAQVIPVDAATGRWRVEFRTDPGSKDAVQGMTLRVEEFLPERLKLDLDAQPVLKPGDALKLSVDGAYLYGAPAAGNRFTAKLAVAVEQHPLDQLPGYFFGDPTLTLPKEAADVVDTTLDAQGKLQQDIALPAEAKPTSTIAAIVTGSVYETGGRSVNRSLKRVLWPADALVGVRPLFDDKEGADANATVGFEITRVGTDAKPRPGQELRVTLVREHRDYHWNHSDDGGWDYDFTRRYEDVQTRNVQPGAAVARVDFPVEWGDYRLDVFDPATKLTTRYPFTAGWSWNDENRGLDARPDKVKLALDKTAYRAGDMLKVTLTPPHAGKGLLMVESDRMLYVQDIDAKAGSTFEIPVTKDWERHDIYVTALVFRGGSAPSKVTPARAVGVAFVPMDRRDRKVAVGLSVPKLMQPERDLPVTVSAPQLAGKEAFVTVSAVDVGILNITRFPVPDAAAHFFAQRRLGVDAYDVYGRVIESFEGEMAKIRFGGDMALDALPQARRPTAKVQTVDLFAGPVKLDAKGNARVRLAVPDFNGTLRVSALVYSANTYGSRAQETIVRAPVLAEASLPRVLAPGDRSNVTLDVQNFTGRVGTFKVQVTGVGPISIADGARTAQLGAEEKTTYTFPLQARAGYTVAQVRVRVDGNGYKVDRRYDLPVRPAWPSVVRARTRVLDSLDTIALDESLAEGLMPESVNARLSVSALPPIPFATALQGALEYPYGCAEQTTSKGFAALELDDATAKMLGTTGLDAAKRRARMEGAFGRLAAMQIGSGHFSMWGDGDYVNPLITPYVVEFLLDAREAGFAVPDSMLQKALKVLNEDLLSGGAPFFGYDRRENLKFAYQAYAGYALARVNRAPLGTLRALYDNDRKQALTGLPLVHLGIALTLQGDKVRGAKAIAEGFTRGSADRPGYFGDYGSRLRDDALMIALVHEHKLDKPEFDARAVALGRELDARRNSGWLWLSTQEQVALARLGKALMAEQGKQVSGEWKVGDAASDAGPARLVGRLFDAAAVARGVSFAPKGEPPLYASFEVAGVPRTAPAPDNSVIDIVRKYYTTQGTEWNGGSLAEGEALIVQVSVRSLREMPDALLTDLLPAGLEIENFNLGDAKQWAGVVIDGIELSDRDDAAEVRHEEFRDDRYVAALKLEPGDTARVFYLVRAVTPGTYTVPPSLVEDMYRPDLRGVGKVAPATLTVVQPGAK; encoded by the coding sequence ATGAAGCGCGCCGCAGAAGGAATCGTCCACGCCCGTCTGCTCACCTGGATCGCGTCCATCGCGATCGCGATGCTGGCGTTGTCCGGATGCCGGCGCGATGCCGACGGCCAGTTGCCGGCGCCCAGCGGCGAGGCAGTGAAGGCGAGGGCCGAGGCGGTGAAGGGTTTCGCCCTCGTGGCCGCGTATCCCGACCAGAAGGGCGACGAGCAACTCGCCATCGCGCTGGATTTCAGCAAGCCGCTGGTGGGCACGCAGTCGTTCGACGAACTGATCGCCGTCACCGACAAGAACGGCGCCCCGGTGAAAGGCAGCTGGGTGCTCTCCGACGATGCGAAGACGCTGCGCTTTCCGCATGTGGAAGCGAGCAAGGATTATTCGGTGGCGATCAAGGCCGGCCTCACCGCCGCGTCCGGCGAGCGCCTGGGCCAGCCGCTGACGAAGCAGGTCTACACCGGTCCGCTCGATCCCGTCGTCGGTTTCGCCTCGCAGGGCAGCGTGCTGCCCGCGCGCGAAAGCCGTGGCCTGCCGGTCGTGTCGGTCAACGTGCCGGAAGTCGACGTCGAGTTCCTTCGCGTGCGCGAGAAGGACCTGCCGAAGTTCTTCGCCGAGTACCAGCGCGGCGGCCGTCGCGGCAGTTGGGAACTCAGCAGCGAGTACAGCGAAAAGACGCCCCTGGAGCGCCTGGCAGAACCCGTTTACGTCAACCGCTTCGTCCTCGGCGGAAAGCCCAACGAACGCGTGCTCACCTACCTGCCGTTGCAGGACATCAAGGAGCTGCAGGAACCGGGCCTTTACTTCGCCGTGATGAAGCGGGCGGGGCAGTTCCAGGACCAGTTCGAGACGGCGTTCTTCACCGTCAGCGACCTGGGCCTGCATGCGCGCGCGTACAAGGACACGCTGTTCGTCCACACCGCTTCGCTGCTCAACGGTGCCTCGGTGTCGGGCGTGGAGCTGAAAGTGCTCGATGCCAAGGGCGAGACGGTGTTCAAGGGAGAAACCGATTCGCACGGCAACGCCTTGTTGCGCTACAAGCTCGACGCCGCGCATGTGCTGGTTGCCAGCCACGGCCGCGATGTGTCGATGCTGCCGTTCAACCAGCCCGCGCTGGACCTGTCCGAGTTCGCGGTGAGCGGGCGCGAGCAGGCGTGGTTCGATGTGTTCGCCTGGTCCGGCCGCGACCTGTACCGTCCCGGCGAAACGGTGCGCCTGTCGGCGCTGCTGCGCGACCAGGACGGCCAGCCGGTCGTGCCGAAGGCGGGCAAGTCGCTGCAACCGCTGTTCCTGCGCTACGTGCAGCCGGACGGCAAGACCTTCCTCGAAACGCGCCTGCAGCCCGACGCTCAGGGCTATGTGCGCCATGCCCAGGTGATTCCGGTGGATGCGGCGACCGGCCGCTGGCGCGTGGAATTCCGCACCGATCCCGGCAGCAAGGATGCGGTGCAGGGCATGACGCTGCGGGTGGAGGAGTTCCTGCCCGAACGGCTCAAGCTCGACCTGGATGCCCAGCCCGTCCTCAAGCCCGGCGACGCGCTCAAGCTCAGCGTGGACGGCGCGTACCTGTACGGCGCGCCCGCCGCGGGCAACCGTTTCACCGCGAAGCTCGCGGTGGCCGTCGAACAGCACCCGCTGGACCAACTGCCCGGCTACTTCTTCGGTGATCCCACGCTGACGCTGCCGAAGGAAGCCGCCGACGTCGTCGACACCACGCTCGACGCGCAAGGCAAATTGCAGCAGGACATCGCGCTGCCTGCCGAAGCCAAGCCGACCAGCACCATCGCCGCCATCGTCACCGGCAGCGTGTACGAAACCGGTGGCCGCAGCGTCAATCGCAGCCTCAAGCGCGTGCTGTGGCCGGCCGATGCGCTGGTCGGCGTGCGCCCGCTGTTCGACGACAAGGAAGGCGCGGACGCCAATGCCACCGTCGGTTTCGAGATCACGCGCGTGGGCACCGACGCCAAGCCGCGCCCGGGCCAGGAGCTGCGCGTGACGCTGGTGCGCGAACATCGCGATTACCACTGGAACCACTCCGACGACGGCGGCTGGGATTACGACTTCACGCGTCGCTACGAAGACGTGCAGACCCGCAACGTGCAGCCCGGCGCCGCCGTCGCGCGCGTGGATTTCCCGGTCGAATGGGGCGATTACCGCCTCGACGTGTTCGATCCGGCGACGAAGCTGACGACGCGTTATCCCTTCACCGCCGGCTGGAGTTGGAACGACGAGAACCGCGGCCTCGACGCGCGCCCGGACAAGGTCAAGCTCGCGCTCGACAAGACCGCGTACCGCGCCGGCGACATGCTCAAGGTGACGCTGACGCCGCCGCACGCGGGCAAGGGCCTGCTGATGGTCGAAAGCGACCGCATGCTCTATGTGCAGGACATCGACGCCAAGGCGGGGAGCACGTTCGAGATTCCGGTGACGAAGGACTGGGAGCGCCACGACATCTACGTGACCGCACTGGTCTTCCGCGGCGGCAGCGCGCCGAGCAAGGTCACGCCGGCCCGCGCGGTCGGTGTCGCATTCGTGCCGATGGACCGGCGCGATCGCAAGGTGGCCGTGGGTCTGTCGGTTCCCAAGCTGATGCAGCCCGAGCGCGATCTGCCGGTAACCGTGAGCGCGCCGCAGCTTGCGGGGAAGGAGGCGTTCGTGACCGTGTCGGCGGTGGACGTGGGCATCCTCAACATCACGCGCTTCCCGGTGCCGGACGCCGCGGCGCATTTCTTCGCACAACGCCGGCTGGGCGTGGACGCCTACGACGTGTACGGACGCGTCATCGAAAGCTTCGAAGGCGAGATGGCGAAGATCCGCTTCGGCGGCGACATGGCGCTGGATGCGCTGCCGCAGGCCCGTCGCCCGACCGCGAAGGTGCAGACGGTCGATCTGTTCGCCGGGCCCGTGAAGCTCGACGCGAAAGGCAATGCGCGCGTGCGCCTGGCGGTGCCGGACTTCAACGGCACGCTGCGCGTCTCCGCGCTGGTGTATTCGGCGAACACGTACGGCAGTCGCGCGCAGGAGACCATCGTGCGCGCGCCCGTGCTGGCCGAAGCCAGCCTGCCGCGCGTGCTCGCGCCGGGCGACCGCAGCAATGTCACGCTCGATGTGCAGAACTTCACCGGACGCGTCGGCACGTTCAAGGTGCAGGTGACGGGAGTCGGGCCGATCTCCATCGCCGATGGTGCGCGCACGGCGCAGCTTGGCGCGGAAGAGAAAACGACGTACACCTTCCCGCTGCAAGCCCGCGCCGGCTACACCGTGGCGCAGGTGCGCGTGCGCGTGGACGGAAACGGCTACAAGGTCGACCGGCGTTATGACCTGCCGGTGCGGCCGGCGTGGCCGTCGGTGGTGCGCGCACGCACGCGGGTGCTCGATTCGCTGGACACGATCGCGCTCGACGAATCGCTGGCCGAGGGCCTGATGCCCGAATCGGTCAACGCACGCTTGTCGGTGAGCGCACTGCCGCCGATTCCGTTCGCCACCGCGCTGCAGGGCGCGCTGGAGTATCCCTACGGTTGCGCGGAGCAGACCACCAGCAAGGGCTTCGCCGCGCTGGAACTGGATGACGCCACGGCGAAGATGCTCGGCACGACCGGCCTGGACGCGGCCAAGCGGCGCGCGCGCATGGAAGGCGCGTTCGGTCGCCTCGCGGCGATGCAGATCGGGTCCGGGCATTTCTCGATGTGGGGCGACGGCGACTACGTCAATCCGCTGATCACGCCGTACGTGGTGGAGTTCCTGCTCGACGCGCGTGAAGCCGGTTTCGCCGTGCCCGATTCGATGCTGCAGAAGGCGTTGAAGGTGCTCAACGAGGATCTCCTCTCCGGCGGCGCGCCGTTCTTCGGCTACGACCGGCGCGAGAACCTCAAGTTCGCCTATCAGGCCTACGCGGGTTATGCGCTGGCACGCGTCAACCGCGCGCCGCTGGGCACGCTGCGTGCGCTGTACGACAACGACCGCAAGCAGGCCCTCACCGGTTTGCCGCTGGTCCACCTGGGCATCGCCCTGACGCTCCAGGGCGACAAGGTGCGCGGCGCGAAGGCGATCGCCGAGGGCTTCACGCGCGGCTCGGCGGACCGTCCGGGCTACTTCGGCGACTACGGCAGCCGCCTGCGCGATGACGCGCTGATGATCGCGCTGGTGCACGAGCACAAGCTGGACAAGCCCGAGTTCGACGCGCGTGCCGTTGCGCTGGGGCGCGAACTCGACGCGCGTCGCAATAGCGGTTGGTTGTGGCTGAGCACGCAGGAGCAGGTGGCGCTCGCGCGTCTGGGCAAGGCGCTGATGGCCGAGCAGGGCAAGCAGGTGTCGGGCGAATGGAAGGTGGGCGACGCGGCCAGCGACGCCGGTCCGGCGAGGCTGGTGGGCCGTCTGTTCGATGCCGCGGCCGTCGCGCGCGGTGTGAGCTTCGCGCCCAAGGGCGAGCCGCCGCTGTACGCAAGCTTCGAAGTGGCCGGCGTGCCGCGCACGGCGCCTGCACCCGACAACTCGGTCATCGACATCGTGCGCAAGTACTACACGACCCAGGGCACGGAGTGGAACGGCGGTTCGCTCGCCGAAGGCGAGGCGCTCATCGTGCAGGTCAGCGTGCGCAGCTTGCGGGAGATGCCCGACGCACTGCTCACCGATCTGCTGCCGGCCGGGCTGGAGATCGAGAACTTCAACCTCGGCGACGCCAAGCAGTGGGCGGGCGTGGTGATCGACGGCATCGAACTGAGCGATCGCGACGACGCGGCCGAAGTACGCCACGAGGAGTTCCGCGACGACCGTTACGTGGCCGCGCTCAAGCTCGAGCCGGGTGACACCGCGCGCGTGTTCTACCTGGTGCGCGCAGTCACGCCGGGCACGTACACGGTGCCGCCGTCGCTGGTGGAAGACATGTACCGACCGGACTTGCGGGGCGTCGGCAAGGTGGCGCCGGCCACGTTGACGGTGGTGCAGCCGGGAGCGAAGTAG